In Harpia harpyja isolate bHarHar1 chromosome Z, bHarHar1 primary haplotype, whole genome shotgun sequence, a single window of DNA contains:
- the GPX8 gene encoding probable glutathione peroxidase 8 isoform X2, with protein sequence MEPLTATYPLKYSVPKARVFVVFLSMVLCTAILCLLQLRFFKPKIKDFYSFEVKDSRGRIVSLEKYRGKILQRKSLDGISGSTLSALRVKL encoded by the exons ATGGAGCCTCTCACAGCTACTTATCCTCTGAAATATTCAGTGCCCAAAGCCAGGGTCTTTGTTGTCTTTCTGTCAATGGTTTTGTGTACCGCCATTCTCTGCCTGCTGCAACTCAGATTTTTTAAACCTAAAATCAAAGATTTTTATTCTTTCGAAGTCAAGGATTCACGAGGAAGGATCGTTTCCTTGGAGAAGTACAGAGGGAAA ATTCTTCAAAGAAAGAGCCTCGATGGAATTTCTGGAAGTACCTTGTCAGCCCTGAGGGTAAAGTTGTAA
- the GPX8 gene encoding probable glutathione peroxidase 8 isoform X1, which produces MEPLTATYPLKYSVPKARVFVVFLSMVLCTAILCLLQLRFFKPKIKDFYSFEVKDSRGRIVSLEKYRGKATLVVNVASYCQHTDKNYIALQELHREFGPSHFTVLAFPCNQFGESEPSSSQEIESFAKGNYGVTFPVFHKIKILGSEAEPAFKFLIDSSKKEPRWNFWKYLVSPEGKVVKFWRPEEPIESIKPEVASLIRQIIMKKREDL; this is translated from the exons ATGGAGCCTCTCACAGCTACTTATCCTCTGAAATATTCAGTGCCCAAAGCCAGGGTCTTTGTTGTCTTTCTGTCAATGGTTTTGTGTACCGCCATTCTCTGCCTGCTGCAACTCAGATTTTTTAAACCTAAAATCAAAGATTTTTATTCTTTCGAAGTCAAGGATTCACGAGGAAGGATCGTTTCCTTGGAGAAGTACAGAGGGAAA GCAACTTTGGTTGTAAACGTGGCCAGTTACTGCCAACACACAGACAAAAACTACATCGCACTGCAAGAACTACACAGAGAATTTGGCCCCTCCCACTTcactgtgctggcttttccctgCAACCAGTTTGGAGAATCAGAGCCTAGTTCAAGCCAGGAAATAGAATCTTTTGCCAAAGGAAACTATGGAGTAACCTTCCCTGTTTTCCACAAAATCAAGATCCTAGGATCAGAAGCAGAGCCTGCCTTTAAATTTCTAATAG ATTCTTCAAAGAAAGAGCCTCGATGGAATTTCTGGAAGTACCTTGTCAGCCCTGAGGGTAAAGTTGTAAAATTCTGGAGACCTGAAGAGCCCATAGAAAGTATCAAGCCAGAAGTAGCATCATTAATCAGGCAGATTatcatgaaaaaaagagaagacctCTGA